TGCGGGTGGACAGAACGTCAACAAGGTGGAATCGGGTGTACGTTTGCGCTATCAATATGAAGACCCTGACACTGGAGAACAGGAGGAAATCCTCATTGAAAATACGGAAACTCGCGACCAGCCAAAGAACCGTGCTAAGGCTATGCAGCTCTTGAAGTCGCAGTTGTATGACCGTGCAATGAAGAAACGCATGGAAGAACAGGCTAAGATTGAGGCTGGTAAGAAGAAGATTGAGTGGGGAAGTCAGATTCGAAGTTACGTCTTTGATGACCGTCGTGTGAAGGATCACCGCACTAATTATCAGACTTCTGATGTGGATGGTGTGATGGATGGTAAGATTGATGACTTCATTAAGGCTTATCTGATGGAGTTTCCAACGGAGGAATAAATAGTCGTTTTCGTCCTCTCTGAGGGGAGGAAAGAGCCTAATGGGGAATGATTTGGATAAGGGTTATCAAAGGAAAAACCTGCAATTATCCCACTGTAATCCAATATTTCTCCTCCTTTTGCGGAACTTGGGGAGGTTTCTTCCCTTATTAATAATGATATACAACCTTTTAAAATAATATAACTATGAGTGAAAGAAGTAAAGTAAATCGCAAGGAAAGAGAGCTTAAACAAGAAAAGCAGGCTAATCGTGTCGTTGCTTGGTTGGCTGTGATTTTAGTCGCTTTGGGCGTTCTTACAATCATTATAGCATCAAATAGCTAATAGTAAACAAGACATAGATGATGCGCGACTGTTATCTATTAGATCGTAACAGTCGCTTACTATATTTACAATAAGAGTCTCATGAGTGGATTAGAGATTGAAAGAAAGTTCTTAGTTCATAAGAATATGGACTGGAAAAAGCATGCAAGTAGTTGTAGTCACATACAACAAGGATATTTTGCAGCTGTCAATACCGTTCGTGTTCGTATCAGGGATGATAAGGGATATCTGACAATCAAAGGTCCATCACGTACAGGTGGGCTATCACGTTATGAGTTTGAGAAAGAGATTACACTGGAGGAAGCACAGCAATTAATGCTTTTATGCGAGCCAGGTATGATTGATAAGCATCGCTATCTTGTCCCTTTTAGAGGTCATACCTTTGAGATAGATGAGTTTCATGGTGATAATGATGGACTCGTCTTGGCTGAAGTGGAGTTAGGAAGTGAGGATGAATCGTATGATAAGCCAGACTTTATTGGCTTAGAAGTGACGGGTAATCGCCACTTCTATAATTCCCAGATACGTCGCAACCCATTTAAGCTTTGGCGCGATATCGTACCAGAAGA
The Prevotella melaninogenica DNA segment above includes these coding regions:
- a CDS encoding CYTH domain-containing protein; protein product: MSGLEIERKFLVHKNMDWKKHASSCSHIQQGYFAAVNTVRVRIRDDKGYLTIKGPSRTGGLSRYEFEKEITLEEAQQLMLLCEPGMIDKHRYLVPFRGHTFEIDEFHGDNDGLVLAEVELGSEDESYDKPDFIGLEVTGNRHFYNSQIRRNPFKLWRDIVPEEYR